One stretch of Juglans microcarpa x Juglans regia isolate MS1-56 chromosome 3D, Jm3101_v1.0, whole genome shotgun sequence DNA includes these proteins:
- the LOC121254859 gene encoding uncharacterized protein LOC121254859: MWWMMGETGGHYCNKKTDDICGDVCGQESNRLLSMSRLRCLLHRGWDVKTLLFLFAFVPTCIFFIFLHGQKISYFLRPLWESPPKPFHVLPHYYHENVSMENQCKLHGWGIREFPRRVFDAVLYSNEKEILELRWKELYPYVTQFVLLESDSTFTGLRKPLIFARHRNEFKFAESRLTYGTIRGRFRKGENPFVEEAYQRVALDLLLQNAGIDDDDLLIMSDVDEIPSRHTINLLRWCDYIPPILHLQLKNYLYSFEFHVDDNSWRASVHRYQKGKTRYAHYRQTDDMLADAGWHCSFCFRQISEFTFKMKAYSHYDRVRFSRYLNPQRVQRVICKGADLFDMLPEEYTFKDIIGKMGPVPHSFSAVHLPSYLFDNAEKYKFLLPGNCIRESG; this comes from the exons atgtggtGGATGATGGGTGAGACTGGAGGTCACTACTGTAACAAGAAAACCGACGATATTTGCGGCGATGTTTGTGGCCAG GAATCAAACCGACTGCTGAGCATGTCAAGACTTCGCTGTCTTCTGCATCGTGGTTGGGACGTGAAAACCTTGCTCTTTCTTTTTGCATTCGTTCccacatgcatatttttcatctttttgcATGGGCAGAAGATCTCATACTTCCTGCGGCCGCTATGGGAATCCCCGCCCAAACCTTTTCATGTACTTCCACATTATTATCATGAGAATGTGTCAATGGAGAACCAGTGCAAACTTCATGGTTGGGGAATCCGTGAGTTCCCAAGGCGTGTTTTTGATGCAGTGTTGTACAGCAATGAGAAGGAAATCCTTGAACTACGATGGAAAGAATTGTATCCCTACGTGACACAATTTGTACTCCTTGAGTCAGATTCAACATTCACAGGATTGCGAAAGCCTTTGATTTTTGCCAGGCATCGAAATGAGTTCAAATTTGCTGAATCCCGATTAACTTATGGGACAATTCGGGGGAGATTTAGGAAAGGAGAAAACCCATTTGTTGAGGAGGCATATCAGCGAGTAGCATTGGACCTGCTCCTCCAAAATGCGGgtattgatgatgatgacttGTTGATAATGTCTGATGTTGATGAGATCCCAAGCAGGCACACAATCAATCTCTTGAGGTGGTGTGACTATATACCTCCTATCCTTCATCTTCAGCTAAAGAACTATCTTTATTCTTTCGAGTTCCATGTGGATGATAACAGTTGGAGAGCTTCAGTCCACAGGTATCAAAAGGGTAAGACAAGGTATGCGCATTATCGCCAGACGGATGACATGTTGGCTGATGCAGGTTGGCATTGTAGCTTTTGCTTCCGCCAGATCAGTGAGTTTACATTTAAGATGAAAGCATACAGCCATTATGATAGAGTTAGGTTCTCTCGTTATTTGAACCCTCAAAGAGTCCAGAGAGTAATCTGCAAGGGGGCTGATTTATTTGATATGCTTCCGGAGGAGTACACCTTCAAAGATATCATAGGGAAAATGGGGCCTGTTCCTCATTCCTTCTCAGCTGTTCATCTTCCATCATATCTTTTCGACAATGCAGAAAAGTATAAATTTCTGTTGCCTGGGAATTGCATAAGAGAAAGTGGCTGA